One stretch of Microcebus murinus isolate Inina chromosome 12, M.murinus_Inina_mat1.0, whole genome shotgun sequence DNA includes these proteins:
- the SPIN1 gene encoding spindlin-1 isoform X2 → MMKKRTSHKKHRSSVGPSKPVSQPRRNIVGCRIQHGWKEGNGPVTQWKGTVLDQVPVNPSLYLIKYDGFDCVYGLELNKDERVSALEVLPDRVATSRISDAHLADTMIGKAVEHMFETEDGSKDEWRGMVLARAPVMNTWFYITYEKDPVLYMYQLLDDYKEGDLRIMPDSNDSPPAEREPGEVVDSLVGKQVEYAKEDGSKRTGMVIHQVEAKPSVYFIKFDDDFHIYVYDLVKTS, encoded by the exons AAAACATCGGAGCAGTGTGGGGCCGAGCAAACCTGTTTCCCAGCCCCGGCGGAACATCGTAGGCTGCAGGATTCAGCATGGGTGGAAAGAGGGGAATGGCCCTGTTACCCAGTGGAAAGGAACCGTTCTGGACCAGGTGCCTGTAAATCCTTCTTTGTATCTTATAAAATACGATGGATTTGACTGTGTTTATGGACTAGAACTTAATAAAGATGAAAGAGTTTCTGCGCTCGAAGTCCTCCCTGATAGAGTCG CCACATCTCGAATCAGTGATGCACACCTGGCAGACACAATGATTGGTAAAGCGGTGGAACATATGTTTGAGACAGAGGATGGCTCTAAAGATGAGTGGAGGGGAATGGTCTTAGCACGTGCACCTGTCATGAACACATGGTTTTACATTACCTACgagaaagaccctgtcttgtACATGTACCAGCTCTTAGATGATTACAAGGAAGGCGACCTTCGCATTATGCCTGATTCTA ATGATTCACCTCCAGCAGAAAGGGAACCAGGAGAAGTTGTGGACAGCCTGGTAGGCAAACAAGTGGAATATGCCAAAGAAGATGGCTCAAAAAGGACTGGCATGGTCATTCATCAAGTAGAAGCCAAGCCCTCCGTCTATTTCATCAAGTTTGATGATGATTTCCATATTTATGTCTACGATTTGGTGAAAACATCCTAG